One stretch of Muribaculum intestinale DNA includes these proteins:
- a CDS encoding MraY family glycosyltransferase has protein sequence MNFWLLCNFVVFVLCVMFAGIFIPQILLVAFKKDLFDMPDERKIHKGIVPRLGGIAFTPVICFTVSLILGITMLVGDSRLMSLVEAQTLPLSMGFCSLFLMYIVGVGDDLVGVRYRAKFVAQILCAVFIIMGGFWINSFHGFLWIDSIPAWLGWPLTVLYIVFVCNALNLIDGIDGLASGLAMTGFIIYGVTFYLLGQYVYAMLSFASLGVLVPFFYYNVFGNPAKRKKIFMGDAGSLTVGLLLSFLSLHLFTAPTLNLEGFYCNSFVVAVSPLIVPCFDVVRVFIGRVRKGNNPFLPDRTHIHHKLLSLGMPSRRAMVTIVGVALFFSVANICLANMLNITLLIILDIAFWALANMALSRAVKSCDKNKVSVPA, from the coding sequence ATGAATTTCTGGTTACTATGTAATTTTGTCGTATTTGTACTTTGCGTGATGTTTGCGGGTATATTTATTCCGCAGATTTTGCTTGTCGCTTTCAAGAAAGATCTTTTCGATATGCCTGATGAGCGCAAGATCCACAAGGGTATCGTGCCTCGGCTCGGAGGCATCGCATTCACTCCTGTGATATGTTTTACCGTATCGCTCATTCTGGGCATTACTATGCTTGTTGGCGACTCCAGGCTCATGTCGCTTGTCGAGGCGCAGACTCTTCCCCTCTCAATGGGATTCTGCTCCCTGTTCCTAATGTATATTGTCGGAGTAGGCGATGACCTTGTCGGAGTGCGCTATCGTGCCAAGTTTGTGGCTCAGATACTTTGTGCCGTATTTATCATCATGGGCGGCTTCTGGATTAACTCGTTCCATGGATTTTTATGGATAGATTCCATTCCTGCATGGCTCGGGTGGCCTCTGACCGTGCTGTATATCGTATTCGTATGCAATGCTCTTAATCTTATCGACGGAATCGACGGTCTCGCTTCCGGTCTGGCAATGACAGGCTTCATTATCTATGGCGTCACATTCTATCTTTTGGGACAGTATGTATATGCCATGCTTTCGTTTGCTTCGCTCGGAGTGCTTGTGCCGTTCTTCTATTACAACGTATTCGGCAACCCTGCAAAGCGTAAGAAAATATTTATGGGCGATGCCGGCTCTCTTACTGTAGGCCTCCTGCTCTCATTCCTGAGCCTGCATCTGTTTACAGCCCCGACGCTCAATCTCGAAGGATTCTACTGCAACTCGTTCGTTGTAGCCGTGTCTCCGCTTATCGTGCCTTGCTTCGATGTAGTGCGTGTGTTTATCGGACGTGTGCGCAAAGGCAACAATCCGTTCCTCCCCGACCGTACCCACATCCATCATAAACTCCTTTCTTTAGGCATGCCTTCGCGCAGAGCTATGGTTACAATCGTTGGAGTAGCACTGTTTTTCTCGGTGGCTAACATTTGTCTTGCCAATATGCTCAACATCACTCTTCTGATTATTCTCGACATCGCATTCTGGGCGCTTGCCAATATGGCTCTTTCCCGTGCGGTGAAGAGTTGCGACAAGAATAAAGTTTCAGTGCCCGCCTGA
- a CDS encoding YqgE/AlgH family protein, with protein MNRFIKGKYTAMKDLDQFLNRIDLPRINPSSGALLVAEPFLRESYFNHAVIYLVDYGDGESSMGIVMNKTTNYLLSDLLNNVTRREPVPVYCGGPLSGDRLYFIHRLGDIIPGAKHIADGMYIGGDFDCMIDYVNAGYPLEGFVRFCLGYSGWDVGQLDDELKNNVWAVTSMKDADTILQGSEDGYWHGQVRTMGAKYRGWLYHPQYPSLN; from the coding sequence GTGAATCGTTTTATAAAAGGAAAGTATACAGCTATGAAGGATCTCGACCAATTTCTCAACCGCATAGATCTGCCGCGCATCAACCCCTCGTCAGGAGCCTTACTTGTGGCCGAGCCTTTTTTACGCGAAAGCTATTTCAACCATGCGGTAATATACCTCGTAGATTACGGCGACGGAGAGTCATCGATGGGTATTGTCATGAACAAGACTACCAACTATCTGCTGTCGGATTTATTGAATAATGTGACGCGCCGCGAACCGGTACCGGTATACTGCGGTGGGCCGCTTTCGGGCGACAGGCTTTATTTCATACATCGCCTCGGTGACATAATTCCCGGAGCCAAGCATATAGCCGACGGGATGTATATAGGCGGAGATTTCGACTGCATGATAGACTATGTCAACGCAGGGTATCCGCTGGAGGGATTCGTACGGTTCTGTCTGGGCTACAGCGGCTGGGATGTGGGGCAGCTTGACGACGAGCTGAAAAACAACGTGTGGGCTGTAACCAGCATGAAGGATGCCGATACAATACTTCAGGGTTCGGAGGACGGATACTGGCACGGCCAGGTGCGTACAATGGGTGCGAAATACCGCGGATGGCTTTATCACCCACAATATCCGTCGCTCAACTGA
- the dnaN gene encoding DNA polymerase III subunit beta codes for MKFNVSSKTLYTFVSAVSKVINSKNALTILNNFLFELSGDTLTVTASDLENTLVAHMEVMDAEGEGRFCVDARRLVDLLKEMPDQGLEFNINDQNLSVELTYATGNYSFIALNGSEYPSNEADAEASDANFSFVCPTEQVLKGIDNTLFAVGNDDLRPQMMGILWDIKPDGIVFVSTDTRKLVRYRNNMSEPGQEGSFILPVKPATVIKNVFAKEEAIKITVEPKSVTFESPSYRFNCRFIKGNFPDYNRVIPQNNPYVVTLDRQQFLTAIRRVAVFVDQGHGLVKFRINADKLTMKATDNNFCTSAREEVPCDFTGSDMVIGFSAPYLIEIINTISTENVLLKLSDPSRPGVFVPAEQSADSDLLMLLMPMTVSEF; via the coding sequence ATGAAATTTAATGTTTCCAGCAAGACACTCTACACATTTGTGTCAGCCGTCAGCAAGGTGATTAATTCGAAGAATGCGTTGACTATCCTCAATAATTTCCTCTTCGAATTATCCGGTGACACACTTACTGTCACAGCCTCCGACCTCGAAAATACTCTCGTAGCCCATATGGAAGTTATGGACGCTGAGGGCGAGGGTCGTTTCTGTGTCGACGCACGCCGTCTGGTCGACCTCCTCAAAGAGATGCCTGACCAGGGGCTGGAATTCAACATCAATGATCAGAATCTTTCCGTAGAACTGACTTATGCCACCGGCAATTACAGTTTTATCGCTCTCAACGGCTCGGAATATCCCTCCAACGAAGCCGATGCCGAGGCTTCCGATGCCAACTTCTCGTTTGTATGTCCTACCGAGCAGGTGCTGAAAGGCATCGACAACACTCTGTTTGCAGTAGGCAACGATGACCTGCGTCCGCAGATGATGGGTATCCTCTGGGATATCAAGCCTGATGGAATCGTATTTGTGTCAACCGACACACGCAAGCTCGTGCGCTATCGCAACAACATGTCAGAGCCCGGACAGGAAGGCTCGTTTATATTGCCCGTAAAGCCTGCCACGGTAATCAAGAATGTGTTTGCCAAGGAAGAGGCTATCAAAATTACGGTAGAGCCCAAGAGCGTTACTTTCGAAAGCCCCTCATATCGCTTCAACTGCCGATTTATCAAAGGCAACTTCCCCGATTACAACCGAGTGATACCTCAGAACAATCCTTATGTTGTCACTCTCGACCGTCAGCAGTTCCTTACCGCAATACGCCGTGTGGCTGTATTCGTTGACCAGGGCCACGGTCTGGTAAAGTTCCGTATCAACGCCGACAAGCTCACAATGAAGGCTACCGACAACAACTTCTGCACTTCAGCCCGCGAGGAGGTGCCCTGCGACTTTACAGGCAGTGATATGGTAATCGGATTCAGCGCGCCATATCTGATAGAGATTATCAATACAATCTCTACCGAAAATGTGCTTCTCAAGCTCTCCGACCCGAGCCGTCCCGGTGTGTTTGTTCCCGCAGAACAGAGCGCCGACTCCGACTTGCTAATGTTGCTCATGCCAATGACTGTTTCTGAATTCTAA
- a CDS encoding 3'-5' exonuclease codes for MNLVLTRPIVFFDLETTGTSIMRDRIVEISIIKVMPDGSEIERTLRVNPGMPIPAEATAIHHITDADVADAPTFSMIAAELMELFADADIAGFNSNRFDVPLLTEEFLRAGIAFDLSKRRFIDVQTIFHKMEQRTLVAAYKFYCGKDLTEAHSANADTRATYEVLKAQLDCYDTLKNDVAYLAEFSTQNRNVDLMGRIIRNDAGTEVFNFGKYKGQPVEEVFRRDIGYYSWMMQGEFPANTKQVITAIKMRLK; via the coding sequence ATGAATCTTGTACTTACCCGCCCGATAGTATTTTTCGACCTCGAGACCACAGGCACGAGCATCATGCGCGACCGCATTGTGGAGATTTCGATTATAAAGGTCATGCCCGACGGCTCGGAGATAGAACGTACCCTCCGTGTGAATCCGGGTATGCCAATTCCGGCCGAAGCTACCGCCATACACCACATTACTGACGCCGATGTGGCCGATGCTCCTACCTTCAGCATGATTGCCGCCGAACTTATGGAGCTTTTTGCCGACGCGGATATCGCCGGATTCAATTCCAACCGCTTCGATGTGCCTCTCCTTACCGAGGAATTCCTGCGTGCCGGAATTGCGTTCGACCTGTCAAAACGCCGTTTTATCGACGTGCAGACGATATTCCACAAAATGGAGCAGCGCACACTTGTCGCCGCATACAAATTTTATTGTGGAAAGGATCTCACCGAAGCCCATTCCGCAAATGCCGATACACGGGCCACATACGAAGTGCTGAAGGCTCAGCTCGACTGTTACGACACGCTGAAAAACGATGTAGCATATCTTGCCGAGTTCTCCACACAAAACAGGAATGTGGATCTTATGGGACGCATAATCCGTAATGACGCAGGCACCGAGGTGTTCAATTTCGGAAAATACAAGGGACAGCCTGTCGAAGAAGTGTTTCGCCGCGATATCGGATATTATTCCTGGATGATGCAGGGCGAGTTTCCTGCCAATACCAAACAGGTGATTACTGCTATAAAAATGCGCCTAAAATAA
- the coaBC gene encoding bifunctional phosphopantothenoylcysteine decarboxylase/phosphopantothenate--cysteine ligase CoaBC, translating into MTHPLKGKHIILGITGGIAAYKSAMLLRLLVKAGAEVQVVMTPNAKEFITPVTLSTLSGKPVISEFFTANTGEWHSHVDLGLWADAMVIAPATASTIGKMANGVADNMLVTTYLSSKAPVFVAPAMDLDMMAHPSTTRNLALLSSYGNHIIEARAGELASHLTGKGRMEEPERIVEVLDRFFGKSLDLAGKHILITAGPTYERIDPVRFIGNYSSGKMGYALAEEAAARGARVTLVSGHVSIAHDFSPSVDVVRVESARQMLDACEAAFADADAAIMCAAVADYAPAAPSDTKIKREGNEPPVIRLVKNPDIARTLGERKRSGQILVGFALETDHEGDNAISKLKSKNLDMIVLNSLRDAGAGFSTDTNKITIYTADGRTVPFPLKDKREVADDILDIMLTL; encoded by the coding sequence ATGACACACCCTCTAAAAGGCAAGCATATCATACTCGGCATCACCGGGGGCATAGCCGCCTACAAGTCGGCCATGCTTTTGCGACTGCTGGTCAAGGCCGGAGCGGAAGTGCAGGTGGTGATGACTCCCAATGCAAAAGAGTTTATCACGCCTGTCACATTGTCGACACTCAGCGGAAAGCCGGTAATAAGCGAGTTCTTTACCGCCAACACCGGTGAGTGGCACAGCCATGTCGACCTCGGTCTGTGGGCCGACGCTATGGTCATAGCCCCCGCTACCGCATCGACAATAGGAAAGATGGCCAACGGTGTGGCCGACAATATGCTCGTGACCACATATCTCTCGTCGAAGGCTCCTGTATTCGTGGCGCCTGCGATGGATCTCGATATGATGGCCCATCCATCGACAACTCGCAATCTCGCGCTGCTAAGTTCGTATGGCAATCATATCATCGAGGCCAGAGCCGGAGAGCTGGCGAGCCACCTTACAGGCAAGGGCCGCATGGAAGAGCCTGAGCGTATAGTCGAGGTGCTTGACCGTTTCTTCGGGAAGAGTCTCGACCTGGCGGGTAAGCACATACTGATTACTGCCGGTCCTACCTACGAACGTATCGACCCTGTGCGTTTTATCGGCAATTACAGCTCCGGAAAGATGGGATATGCTCTTGCCGAAGAGGCCGCGGCGCGTGGTGCCCGGGTCACTCTGGTGAGTGGCCACGTAAGTATCGCGCATGATTTCAGCCCGTCGGTCGATGTAGTACGCGTGGAGTCGGCCCGTCAGATGCTTGATGCCTGCGAGGCGGCTTTTGCCGATGCCGATGCGGCCATCATGTGTGCGGCTGTGGCCGACTATGCGCCCGCCGCCCCTTCGGATACAAAGATTAAGCGTGAAGGCAATGAGCCTCCGGTGATAAGGCTTGTAAAGAATCCGGATATCGCCCGCACTCTTGGTGAGCGTAAACGCTCCGGACAGATACTTGTAGGATTTGCCCTGGAGACAGACCATGAAGGTGACAACGCCATATCCAAGCTGAAATCCAAGAATCTTGATATGATTGTCCTTAACTCATTGCGTGATGCCGGCGCAGGTTTTTCGACAGATACCAACAAGATTACGATATATACTGCCGACGGACGCACTGTTCCATTCCCGCTGAAGGACAAGCGCGAGGTCGCCGACGATATTCTTGATATAATGCTTACGCTCTGA
- a CDS encoding DUF4835 family protein, which produces MKCVLLVLRYVMAVAMLSAASLSAAAQELNCKVEIDYSQVAGTNTAVFSTLQDALSEYINTRKWTNAQFSTNEKIECKLFLTVKTYEDPHITGELQIQSSRPVYNSNYTTTLINFKDTKIEFDYSQGEPLIFSENTMESNLTAIINYYVYLILAIDFDSFSPRGGDQYWEMLKNVVQMAQSAGESGWKAFEDTKNRAAVLNAFTEPSTQKLRDMVYAYHRTGLDEMSVSPDKGRQRITQSLDILSDVSRVAPMSVGISMFKDAKLDELVNVYSKAPQDERDRVYELLYSLYPTEGKRLDQIKKGKNK; this is translated from the coding sequence ATGAAGTGTGTTCTCCTCGTTTTACGCTATGTTATGGCTGTTGCCATGCTGTCGGCAGCCTCGCTGTCGGCTGCAGCCCAGGAACTCAACTGTAAGGTCGAGATTGACTATTCGCAGGTGGCAGGTACAAATACCGCGGTGTTTTCAACTCTTCAGGACGCCTTGTCGGAATATATCAATACCCGCAAGTGGACCAATGCCCAGTTTTCGACAAACGAAAAGATAGAGTGCAAGCTCTTCCTTACTGTCAAGACCTATGAGGACCCGCATATCACCGGCGAACTTCAGATACAGTCGTCGCGACCTGTCTACAACAGCAACTATACCACTACGTTAATCAATTTCAAGGACACAAAAATTGAATTTGACTATTCGCAGGGCGAGCCGCTGATTTTCTCTGAAAACACGATGGAGAGCAATCTTACCGCTATAATAAACTACTATGTCTATCTGATTCTCGCTATCGACTTCGACAGTTTCTCACCACGTGGCGGCGACCAATACTGGGAGATGCTCAAGAATGTGGTGCAGATGGCACAGTCGGCCGGAGAAAGCGGATGGAAGGCATTCGAGGATACAAAGAACCGTGCCGCGGTGCTCAACGCGTTTACCGAACCCTCGACACAGAAGTTGCGCGACATGGTGTATGCCTACCATCGCACAGGTCTTGACGAGATGTCGGTAAGCCCCGACAAAGGACGCCAGCGCATCACTCAGTCGCTTGATATCCTTTCTGATGTAAGCCGGGTGGCTCCGATGTCGGTAGGGATATCCATGTTCAAGGACGCTAAGCTCGACGAGCTGGTAAATGTCTACTCCAAGGCACCTCAGGATGAGCGCGACCGTGTATACGAGTTGCTTTACAGTCTCTATCCTACCGAGGGTAAGCGCCTGGACCAGATTAAGAAGGGTAAAAACAAATAG